From Polyodon spathula isolate WHYD16114869_AA chromosome 26, ASM1765450v1, whole genome shotgun sequence, one genomic window encodes:
- the LOC121300900 gene encoding small conductance calcium-activated potassium channel protein 2-like isoform X4: MNSCKYNGGVVRPLGSLGSSRRNLAELDSETQPLQTLHSSGLEVVVSKGNGEDPGKVSSDSLSHDGGGAPQKKNKDIGQKLGHRRALFEKRKRLSDYALIFGMFGIVVMVTETELSWGVYTKESSYSFALKCLISLSTVILLGLIIMYHAREIQLFMVDNGADDWRIAMTYERIFFIVLELLVCAIHPIPGQYVFTWTARLAFTYTPSVADADVDIILSIPMFMRLYLIGRVMLLHSKLFTDASSRSIGALNKINFNTRFVMKTLMTICPGTVLLVFSISSWIIAAWTVRVCERYHDKQEVTSNFLGAMWLISITFLSIGYGDMVPHTYCGKGVCLLTGIMGAGCTALVVAVVARKLELTKAEKHVHNFMMDTQLCKRVKNTAANVLRETWLIYKYTKLVKKIDHARVRKHQRKFLQAIHQAQKLRSVKMEQRKLNDQANSLVDLAKTQNVMYDLVSELQERSEDLDKRIGTMEDKLDSITGSLQALPGLLSQAITQQQRDLLDGFAQRFRPASLGSERSWTPTRHRRSPSTAPHTSSDSG, encoded by the exons ATGAACAGCTGCAAGTACAATGGGGGCGTGGTGAGACCCCTGGGCAGCCTGGGCTCGTCGCGGCGCAACCTTGCCGAGCTGGACTCGGAGACGCAGCCCCTGCAGACGCTGCACAGCTCCGGCCTGGAGGTGGTGGTCTCCAAGGGCAATGGCGAGGACCCCGGCAAAGTGTCCAGTGACAGCCTGTCCCACGACGGAGGGGGCGCGCCGCAGAAGAAGAACAAGGACATCGGGCAAAAGCTGGGCCACCGCAGGGCGCTGTTCGAGAAGCGCAAACGGCTCAGCGACTATGCTTTGATCTTCGGGATGTTTGGGATCGTCGTCATGGTGACCGAGACGGAACTTTCCTGGGGGGTGTACACCAAG GAATCCTCATATTCATTTGCACTGAAATGCCTTATCAGCCTTTCCACTGTTATATTGCTTGGTCTCATTATAATGTACCACGCCCGAGAGATCCAG CTCTTCATGGTGGACAATGGAGCGGACGACTGGAGAATAGCCATGACGTACGAGCGGATATTTTTCATCGTTCTGGAGCTTCTGGTGTGCGCCATCCACCCAATCCCGGGGCAGTACGTCTTCACGTGGACAGCGCGCCTGGCCTTCACCTACACGCCCTCGGTGGCTGACGCAGATGTGGACATTATACTCTCCATCCCCATGTTCATGCGCCTCTACCTGATCGGGCGAGTCATGCTGCTGCACAGCAAGCTCTTCACCGACGCCTCGTCGCGGAGCATCGGCGCGCTGAACAAGATCAACTTCAACACGCGCTTCGTCATGAAGACCCTCATGACCATCTGCCCCGGGACCGTGCTGCTGGTGTTCAGCATCTCCTCCTGGATCATCGCTGCCTGGACCGTGCGCGTCTGCGAGAG GTATCATGACAAACAGGAAGTGACTAGTAACTTCCTGGGAGCCATGTGGCTAATTTCAATAACCTTCCTCTCGATTGGCTACGGAGACATGGTGCCTCACACTTACTGCGGGAAGGGTGTCTGTCTGCTGACAGGGATCATG GGGGCCGGCTGCACAGCGCTGGTGGTTGCCGTGGTTGCCAGGAAGCTGGAGTTGACCAAGGCCGAGAAACACGTCCACAACTTCATGATGGACACGCAGCTCTGCAAGCGG GTAAAAAACACGGCTGCAAATGTACTCAGGGAAACGTGGCTCATCTACAAATACACGAAACTGGTGAAGAAGATTGACCACGCCAGGGTGCGCAAACACCAGCGCAAGTTCCTGCAAGCTATCCACCA AGCTCAGAA ACTGCGCAGTGTCAAAATGGAACAGAGGAAGCTGAACGACCAGGCAAACAGTTTGGTGGACTTGGCGAAG ACGCAGAACGTGATGTACGACCTGGTGTCGGAGCTGCAGGAGCGCAGCGAGGACCTGGACAAGCGCATCGGGACGATGGAGGACAAGCTGGACTCCATCACGGGCAGCCTGCAGGCCCTGCCTGGCCTCCTCAGCCAAGCCATAACACAGCAGCAGCGGGATCTCCTAGATGGCTTTGCGCAGCGCTTCAGGCCGGCTTCGCTGGGGTCCGAGAGGTCCTGGACCCCCACTAGGCACCGGCGCTCGCCCTCCACCGCGCCACACACCTCCTCCGACAGCGGGTAA